A single window of Thiomicrorhabdus immobilis DNA harbors:
- the mutM gene encoding bifunctional DNA-formamidopyrimidine glycosylase/DNA-(apurinic or apyrimidinic site) lyase, which yields MASPFKTRNDRTDMPELPEVETTRKGITPKANQQVIKAFIVRNASLRWPIDLTLKQKLPGLVIQSINRRGKYLLLKTELGTLLIHLGMSGNLRVLPENTPALKHDHVDIVLENGYLVRLNDPRRFGSVLWHSANEGSVEQHKLLAKLAPEPLSDEFNGQYFYEKTRNRKVAIKSLVMNSAVAVGAGNIYANESLFMSKIHPQTMASKLTEKQCELLVNNIKKVLEAAIEQGGTTLKDFMSPDGKPGYFVQKLNVYDQAGKPCPVCGTPIERIILNQRASYFCPKCQKT from the coding sequence TTGGCAAGCCCTTTTAAAACCCGTAACGACAGAACCGATATGCCTGAATTACCCGAAGTGGAAACCACCCGAAAAGGGATTACCCCAAAAGCCAACCAGCAAGTCATAAAAGCGTTTATTGTACGTAACGCGAGTTTACGTTGGCCGATCGATTTAACCCTCAAACAAAAACTGCCAGGCCTGGTCATTCAGTCTATAAATAGAAGAGGCAAGTATTTATTACTCAAAACCGAACTGGGCACCCTACTTATTCATTTGGGCATGTCTGGCAACCTTAGAGTTTTGCCGGAAAATACGCCCGCTCTCAAACATGACCATGTGGACATCGTGTTAGAAAACGGTTATTTGGTTCGATTAAACGACCCACGTCGTTTCGGTTCAGTATTATGGCATTCTGCAAATGAAGGCTCTGTCGAACAACACAAACTGCTCGCCAAACTCGCGCCAGAACCTTTATCGGACGAGTTCAACGGTCAATACTTCTATGAGAAAACCCGTAATCGTAAAGTAGCGATAAAAAGCTTGGTAATGAACAGTGCGGTCGCGGTAGGAGCGGGAAACATCTACGCCAATGAATCGTTGTTCATGAGCAAAATCCACCCCCAAACCATGGCCAGTAAACTCACTGAAAAACAGTGTGAATTATTAGTTAACAACATTAAAAAAGTCCTAGAAGCCGCCATTGAACAAGGCGGAACCACTCTTAAGGATTTTATGTCGCCCGATGGCAAGCCAGGGTATTTTGTGCAAAAACTCAATGTCTATGACCAGGCAGGCAAACCCTGCCCAGTTTGCGGCACACCGATTGAGCGCATAATCCTTAATCAACGCGCCAGTTACTTTTGCCCTAAGTGTCAAAAAACTTGA
- a CDS encoding cation-translocating P-type ATPase — protein MDWFKEESQHVIDSLGSNAQNGLDDEQIIKVRNQFGLNQIIAQKSIPPLWRFILQFKNPLLIILMFGAFLSFITSHYIDTIAITIIILLNAIISFVQEYRAQKSIDALRQMAAPKTIALRNKQWQTIAASELVPGDIVRLDAGSIVPADLRLIETQQLKIDESALTGESEPVGKHTLAILQDNLPITDQLNMAFMSTAVTEGQGFGIVVGTGMQTEVGKIAHLMQIASTNLTPLQQRVHRLSKVLILAALIVVMIVVSIGLMHGMSWSVLMTTGISLAVAATPEGLMTILTIVLTLGATRMMQNKGLVRHLASVETLGSTSIICTDKTGTLTQNKMQVTQLWTGGLYFHLEGQGYEPIGQFLDHNLSPISHKDIRHLEHMVTLSVLCNEAEHIKKDGSHSIIGSPTEGAILVAAAKTGMTKEAALEQYTEVVNFPFDSKRKMMSVIVEDKQNQYWLIVKGAPDVMIENSEAVQLHDSLGDMLTDKPKVEAVVENFANQALRTLAIGYRKLQPSDLQQSHEELETNLTLAGIYGIIDPPRSEAIKAIDACHSAGIKVAMITGDHAITAKAIALKMGIITDENARVLEGKTLNQMSDEALFEEVENISVFARVTPEHKLRIVQALQKHNHVVAMTGDGVNDAPALRTADMGVAMGITGTGVSKESADLILLDDNFTTIVEAVKEGRRIYDNIRKFIRQDLTTNVGEVSALLFAFILISDEPLLTLAPLMILWINLISDGLPSLALGVDGAEDNVMKRLPRDKNESFFAGQLGQTILIRGLIMGGVTYGMFLYAINLGLEQPYAQTLAFMTLIFGQLVQVFDSRTITNIYHRNPFSNRHLLIAVAVSGLLSIMMVYTPFGNLLLGTMPLRAEHLGLAFLVGALPVLILSAINETFNIKWL, from the coding sequence ATGGATTGGTTTAAAGAAGAGTCACAACACGTTATCGACTCACTGGGGAGTAACGCCCAAAACGGCTTAGACGATGAACAAATCATCAAAGTTAGAAATCAGTTTGGGCTAAACCAAATCATTGCTCAGAAGTCTATTCCTCCTCTGTGGAGGTTTATTCTGCAATTTAAAAACCCACTACTCATCATTCTGATGTTTGGTGCGTTTTTATCTTTTATTACCTCACACTATATCGATACGATTGCCATAACCATTATCATTTTACTGAACGCCATCATCAGCTTTGTTCAAGAATATAGAGCACAAAAATCCATTGATGCACTCAGACAAATGGCCGCACCTAAAACCATTGCTTTACGTAACAAACAGTGGCAGACCATAGCCGCTAGCGAATTGGTACCGGGGGATATCGTACGCTTGGATGCCGGTAGCATTGTACCAGCCGATCTCAGACTCATTGAAACCCAACAACTTAAAATTGATGAATCCGCTTTAACCGGCGAATCTGAACCTGTTGGTAAACACACATTAGCCATTCTACAAGACAACTTACCGATAACAGACCAACTCAATATGGCGTTTATGAGTACCGCAGTTACCGAGGGTCAAGGTTTTGGTATTGTGGTTGGCACAGGGATGCAAACCGAAGTTGGTAAAATCGCTCATTTAATGCAGATTGCCAGTACCAATCTAACCCCTCTACAGCAACGCGTTCATCGCCTATCTAAAGTATTAATTCTAGCCGCATTAATCGTGGTAATGATTGTGGTTAGCATCGGTCTAATGCATGGTATGAGCTGGTCGGTATTGATGACGACAGGAATCTCTTTAGCCGTTGCCGCCACACCTGAAGGTTTAATGACCATATTAACCATTGTTTTAACCCTAGGGGCAACACGGATGATGCAAAATAAGGGCTTGGTTCGCCATCTAGCCTCCGTGGAAACCTTGGGCTCTACCTCTATTATCTGTACAGATAAAACCGGTACGCTCACACAAAATAAAATGCAAGTCACACAACTATGGACCGGCGGACTCTACTTTCACCTTGAAGGTCAAGGCTATGAACCTATTGGACAGTTCTTAGACCATAACCTCTCCCCTATTTCACATAAAGACATTCGCCACCTCGAACATATGGTGACTTTATCCGTATTGTGTAATGAAGCTGAACATATTAAAAAAGATGGTAGCCACTCCATTATTGGCTCTCCTACAGAAGGTGCTATATTGGTGGCCGCCGCAAAAACGGGCATGACAAAAGAAGCCGCTTTAGAGCAGTACACTGAAGTAGTCAATTTTCCATTTGATTCAAAACGAAAAATGATGAGTGTTATCGTTGAAGATAAACAAAATCAATACTGGTTGATTGTGAAAGGCGCTCCAGATGTAATGATTGAAAATAGTGAAGCGGTGCAGTTACATGATAGCTTAGGGGATATGTTGACTGATAAACCAAAAGTTGAAGCCGTAGTTGAAAATTTTGCCAACCAAGCTTTAAGAACTTTAGCAATCGGTTATCGAAAACTCCAACCAAGCGATTTACAACAATCCCATGAAGAACTGGAAACCAATCTGACGTTAGCAGGTATATATGGCATTATTGACCCACCACGTTCAGAAGCCATTAAAGCGATAGACGCATGCCACTCTGCAGGCATTAAAGTCGCAATGATTACCGGTGATCATGCCATTACCGCCAAAGCTATTGCGTTAAAAATGGGTATTATCACAGATGAAAATGCACGGGTACTAGAAGGAAAAACACTAAATCAAATGTCGGATGAAGCACTGTTTGAAGAGGTCGAAAACATCTCCGTGTTTGCTCGTGTCACACCTGAGCATAAATTGCGCATTGTGCAAGCACTACAAAAACACAATCATGTAGTGGCAATGACGGGTGATGGAGTTAACGATGCGCCGGCATTACGTACGGCGGACATGGGGGTTGCCATGGGGATTACCGGCACAGGGGTCTCTAAAGAGTCAGCCGACTTAATTTTATTGGACGACAACTTCACCACTATTGTTGAGGCGGTTAAAGAAGGCCGACGAATCTATGACAATATCCGTAAATTCATTCGCCAAGACTTAACCACCAATGTTGGTGAAGTATCTGCACTATTATTTGCCTTTATTTTAATTAGTGATGAACCCTTATTGACTCTTGCCCCCCTCATGATTCTATGGATTAACCTTATTAGTGATGGACTACCATCACTGGCTTTAGGTGTAGACGGAGCTGAAGACAATGTGATGAAACGTCTGCCACGCGATAAAAACGAGAGTTTCTTTGCGGGACAATTAGGTCAAACAATTTTAATTCGTGGCTTGATTATGGGAGGCGTTACCTATGGAATGTTTCTCTATGCCATTAACCTTGGGCTTGAACAACCCTACGCTCAAACTCTGGCTTTTATGACGCTGATTTTCGGGCAACTCGTTCAGGTGTTTGACAGCCGAACCATCACCAATATCTATCATCGTAATCCATTCAGTAATCGTCACCTCTTAATCGCGGTAGCCGTTTCAGGACTATTATCCATCATGATGGTTTATACACCATTTGGAAACTTACTATTAGGTACCATGCCATTAAGAGCAGAGCATTTAGGCCTGGCCTTTTTGGTGGGGGCTTTACCGGTTTTGATACTTTCGGCAATCAATGAGACTTTCAATATCAAATGGCTGTAA
- the modC gene encoding molybdenum ABC transporter ATP-binding protein has product MSKVMKKPLLQTSLLHGQLQLKRGDFTLDTGSFEIPASGVTAIFGHSGSGKTTFLRCLAGFESQATGQVIFSDQAWLHNGKSLAIHKRGLGYVFQEASLFAHLNVEDNLRYGLKRAKNPRFIEFTQVVEWLGLSHLLGRNVTTLSGGERQRVAIGRTLLSQPKILMLDEPMAALDLFAKRAIMPYLERLRDELDIPILYISHSPEEVERLADTVIFMHNGKIASIEPIEQALNREDTPLYQGSEPRSVLSAEVVELFEEEGLARLKVGEAELYVPASDALADSGLNELGSNVRVVISAKQVSLMAEKPQQTSMLNHLPVTIEAIEEHNDYSYLIRLRVKSEPWPLIAQITKRSLKTLDLQVNQAWVAAIKSVSILN; this is encoded by the coding sequence ATGAGTAAGGTAATGAAAAAACCTCTATTACAAACTTCTTTATTGCATGGACAGCTCCAGCTAAAACGCGGTGATTTTACCCTCGATACCGGAAGTTTTGAAATTCCTGCCAGCGGCGTGACTGCGATTTTTGGTCACTCGGGAAGTGGTAAAACCACTTTCTTACGTTGTTTAGCCGGCTTTGAAAGCCAGGCAACAGGCCAGGTGATTTTTTCTGACCAGGCCTGGTTACATAACGGAAAATCATTGGCCATTCACAAGCGTGGTTTGGGTTATGTGTTTCAAGAGGCGAGCCTATTTGCCCACTTGAATGTTGAAGATAACTTACGTTACGGTTTAAAACGTGCTAAAAACCCGCGATTTATTGAATTTACCCAAGTGGTTGAGTGGCTGGGATTAAGTCATCTTTTAGGCCGTAACGTGACCACCTTGTCTGGCGGTGAACGCCAACGTGTCGCGATTGGCCGTACCTTATTATCACAACCTAAAATATTGATGTTGGATGAGCCGATGGCCGCTTTGGATCTGTTTGCCAAACGTGCGATTATGCCGTATTTGGAGCGATTGCGTGATGAATTGGATATTCCTATTTTGTATATTTCGCATTCTCCGGAAGAGGTTGAACGTTTGGCCGATACGGTCATCTTTATGCACAACGGTAAAATCGCCTCGATTGAACCGATTGAACAGGCTTTAAATCGTGAAGATACACCGCTCTATCAAGGCTCGGAACCGCGCTCGGTGTTATCCGCAGAAGTGGTGGAACTTTTTGAAGAGGAGGGTTTGGCACGTTTGAAAGTGGGTGAGGCAGAGTTGTATGTACCAGCCAGTGACGCTTTGGCCGACTCTGGTTTGAATGAGTTGGGTTCCAACGTGCGGGTGGTCATCTCTGCCAAACAGGTCAGTTTAATGGCTGAAAAACCCCAGCAAACCTCGATGTTGAACCACTTGCCGGTGACCATCGAGGCGATTGAGGAGCATAACGATTACAGCTATTTAATTCGTTTAAGAGTGAAAAGCGAGCCTTGGCCGTTGATTGCACAAATTACCAAACGTTCGTTGAAAACGTTGGATCTACAAGTCAACCAGGCCTGGGTGGCGGCGATTAAATCGGTTTCTATTCTGAATTAG